The Clostridium sp. DL-VIII DNA window AATAATTGGAGCCGCAAAATCTACAAGTCCCGCATGACATGCTCCTACAAAAGGTTTTCCTGTTCTCGTTGCCTCTTCTCCCATTCTCTTATGTGAAGCTGCACATCTATCATCTCCTTTTTTTGTTGAATGAACAAATTTATCACAAAATCTCGTATAGCTGCTTGGATTTGTTACCGGATTACCTTTCTTATCAACAGTTACGCTTGCACAATTCATTGCAAAAGCAAAATCATCCTGAAACTTTTGTAATAAATTAATATCAATTATATCTTTTATCTCAAGTGCTTCCATGTCCAGTTCATTATTTTCTAATAATTTTACCATAAAATTCATCCTCTCTAAATATATCACTCATATTTACTTTTCGATTTATAATTACAAGTTAATTATCGTTTACTTACGATATTGCCTTAATAAGACTATATAAATTTTTGTAAAATATTTAACTTCCATTTTATACATTGCTTTCCTACCATTTTAAAAAATAAAATCTTATCTATTGACACGATATATTTATAATTGTATTATTGTATTATCAACTTAATACAATAATACATCGATCAAGTTTACAAAGGAGTGAGAATATGTCATGGAATTTTAATGATGACAAACCAATTTATATACAACTGATGGAACAAATACAACTTAGAATTGTTTCAGGCATATATAAAGCTGGTGAAAAATTACCATCAGTTAGAGATATTGCAAGCGAGGCATCGGTTAATCCAAACACAATGCAAAAAGCGCTTACAGAATTAGAAAGAACAGGCCTAGTATTTAGCCAGCGAACAAGCGGCAGATTTATTACGGAGGATATTAATATGATTAAAGATATAAAGAACGGTTTAGCAAAAGACCAGATTCAAAACTTTCTTTATAATATGGAGAAAATCGGATATACAAAAAATGAAACTATAGAACTCATTAAAGTCATATCAAAGGAGATGAAATAATGGATAATGCTAACAATAAAGTATTGTATGATCTTACTGAAACTATTACAGAGTCTACTCTTACAAATGACAGCATGGATAATAACCCTATTTTAGAATGCAAAAACTTAGTTAAAACTTTTGCTAATGCAGATGCTTTAAAAGGCATAAATCTAACAATTGGACGAGGAAAAATTATTGGTCTTTTAGGTCCAAATGGTAGCGGTAAAAGCACTCTTATAAAACTTGCAAATGGATTATTAACTCCATCAAGTGGAGAAATATTAATAAATGGATTTAAACCTGGGGTAGAAACAAAAAAAATAGTTTCATATTTACCTGAAAGAACTTATCTAAATGATTGGATGAAAGTTTCTGATATTATAGAATTCTTTCAAGACTTTTATGAAAATTTCAACCCCAAAAAAGCTTACAGCATGCTCGAGAAATTAAATATTAATCCTAATGATAAACTAAAAACTATGTCTAAAGGAACAAAGGAAAAAGTTCAACTTATTCTAGTTATGAGCAGAGAAGCTGATTTATATTTATTAGATGAACCTATAGCTGGAGTTGATCCTGCTGCCAGGGATTACATTTTAAACACTATAATCACTAATTATAATGAAAATGCCAC harbors:
- a CDS encoding GntR family transcriptional regulator, whose protein sequence is MSWNFNDDKPIYIQLMEQIQLRIVSGIYKAGEKLPSVRDIASEASVNPNTMQKALTELERTGLVFSQRTSGRFITEDINMIKDIKNGLAKDQIQNFLYNMEKIGYTKNETIELIKVISKEMK
- a CDS encoding ABC transporter ATP-binding protein is translated as MDNNPILECKNLVKTFANADALKGINLTIGRGKIIGLLGPNGSGKSTLIKLANGLLTPSSGEILINGFKPGVETKKIVSYLPERTYLNDWMKVSDIIEFFQDFYENFNPKKAYSMLEKLNINPNDKLKTMSKGTKEKVQLILVMSREADLYLLDEPIAGVDPAARDYILNTIITNYNENATIIISTHLISDIERILDDVIFISYGNIALTKSVDEIREKEGKSVDALFREVFKC